Sequence from the Pyrobaculum neutrophilum V24Sta genome:
CTGTCAGAGAGAACCTCCAGTATATGGCCGTGCTCCGGGGTCTCCCCGAATCGGCTGTGGACGAGGCGCTTAAGCTCCTCGGCATAGAGGAGCTTGCGGACAGGTCGGCTGGCTCGCTCTCAAGGGGCAATAGGCAGAGGCTGGCCATCGCGCTGGCGGTGATGCACAGGCCGAAGGTACTCCTCCTCGACGAGCCTCTGAACTACCTCGACATCCCCGCGCAGCAGGACGCCATCAAGCTCTTCCAGTCTCTGAAGTCCTCCGGGTCTGCCATACTCGTCTCGACGCATATAATGTCGGTGGCAGAGAGGCTCGCGGACAAAGCCCTAGTAATAAACAGGGGGAGGATAGTCTGGCAGGGGCCGATGGAGGAGCTTAGGGAGAGGGCGGCGGACGCAGGCGAGAGGATAGAGGACGTGGTGGCCCGCCTGATGAGATGAGGTTCCTCAAACTGGTGTACTATCAAGTGAAGCAGTTGTACTCCAAGTGGTTCCCGATCGTCTACGCCGTGATAGCGGCAAGCGTTCTATTACCTTATCTGGCCTTTCATTCGACTGCGGGGGAGGCCGCGCAACAACCCCCTATGGGCAGGTACATACCGCTGGCGGTGATGGCTTTGTTCACCCTTGTTGTGACAATAGGCGGAACATTCGCCGTTGCAAAGCAAGACGTAGACTTCACCTTCGCTGCTCCGATCGACCCCAAACAGATATTTTTAGCGAGGGTCATAGCCCAGGCCCTCATCAAAATCGGATTTCTATTGCTCGTTACATTGCCACTCTCCTCGCTGGAGGGGCCCTACGATGTAGCCCTCTATCTGGCCACTCTGTGGTCGTCAGGCCTCCTGTTTAGCGCCGCGGAGTTGAGCGCGCTCCTCTCGGGGAAGGTCCAGCGCTTCCTCTACATCGGCGTCCCCATAGCCTTAATCGCGCTGTTGTTCATAGACCCTCAGATCACCCCCCTCTACGGCCTCTTCCGCCCATCGCCCCTCAGAGCCCTTGAGGCGGTCGCCTTGGCTACGGCGTATCTGGCGGCCGCGCCCTACAAGAGGGTCGAGGAGCTGTCCACGAACGTCTACGGCGTGCTCACCTGGACGCCCCAGCCGCGCATAATTGAGAGACCCTCGGCCCTCCCCCACACCCTCTGGGGAGTGATCTGGCACACATCCGTCGGGTCGACTGTGAACATACGCCTTAAAACGCCTGGCAGCGTTACGACCGTCCGGCAGACTAGGACGAACGTCTTCAAGTCCTCTCTGCCCATAGTGGCGGCAGTAGCCGCAGTATACACATTCATCGTCCTACACGTGAGCGGGACCGACGAGGTAGAGTTTACGTCCATCGTTGGCTTTTTGCTCCTCTTTAATGGCTTCACCTCCGGCTTCACAACGCTGATGGCCGAGAGGCTCTGGATAAGTTTGGCGGCGGATCCCATAAGGTATTTACGCTACAGAATGGCCGCCAGAACGATCATAGCGGCCGTGTTGTACGCGCCCTGGGCCGCGGCGTTTTTGATCCAGAGCGCGGTCTTTCCGCCGTCCGTCTTTTTGGATGTCGCCCTGGCGTCGGCCGTATTGGTTCTGCCCAGCGCCACTTGGCTTCTGGCCTCCGTAAAGCCGCCTCCGCAGATCAGGGAGCTGGGCGTAGTTCAGGCGCCGCAGAGGCTCTCGCTCTGGAACCTCCTACAGGTCCTCGCGGCGTCCCTCTACATCTCCTTTGCCCTGTTTCCCTACGCGCTGGCGGTTGTTGCTTACTTCCTCAAGCTGGAGTTCCTCTGGCAGATAGCCCTGATAGACGCGGCCGTCGTGCTGTCCCTCTCGGCGGCCTTCTTCTACGTCGTGGTTTTGTCCGAGAGGGGGGCTCCGCTGTGGAGCTGGGCTGTGAGCAAGCTGTCGGAGAACGGCTACGTGTGAGAGCTCCGTAGCAGGGCCCTAGCCGTCTCCAGGAGCTTCTCTATCTGCGGCGCGGCGGCTTTGACGTGTTCTACAGCCAACGCGGCCTCGTGGACGTGTAGGTCGTACGCCACGCTCCAGCCGATGTTGATCTGGGGCTGGTTCAACACGGCGCTGAGGGTCTTCGCCGCTCTGGCCAGGAGCTTAGTCCGCCACCTCCCCTCTCTCCTCGCCTCAGCCGCCTCCGGAGTCTTGAACCACGTAGCCAGAGCCTTTACGCACTCCTCAGCGGCTTTATACAGCTTCTCGCTTGCCTGCACGGGGTCGCCCCTCTCGACGTACTGCACGGCCTCGGCGTAGAGCCTCTCTGCCAGCCTAACCCTCTCAGCCGCCTCCTCAGGCGGATCCAGTTCAGACAGCAACTTGTCTAAAACCTCGGCCTCTACGTCAACGCCGCGTCTAGACAGCAGTTCGTAGACCGGCTTCGGGATCTTGATTTCTACAAACTCCACGTTTCATGCCACGGGTTTATAAATAAAACGCCGTGACACAACCTCTGCAGGGTTGTCTGAGTACAAACGGAAGCCCCGCCCTTCGTTTTGCCCTCGCCAGAGCGTTTATTAGAGAGCTTGAGGCTCTCCTCCCGGCGGCTAGGGTTGGGGAGGTGGCGTTAAGCGTGGAGCTCAAGCACCGGGTGGTGGTGGGAGGCTTCGTGGCGGGGCGAGGGATATTCCTAGGCCAACGCCTCGTCAACTGCTCCGGAAACCAACGCCTCCTAGACGCCGCCACGGGACTACTCATAACGGCAACGGGCTTCGTCTATCTCTTGATGTAGGCGTATCTGAGAGGTAGCGGCATTTCGAACTGTGACGGTAGAGGTTTGAAGGACTTTCACCGACTTTGTCAGGTGGAGACGGGGCGATGACGACTCCGAAGATTCTCTCCTGTAGTTCTGCGGCCCGGGTTGCGCATTATGCAATTTGTCTCCATCCCTACGGTCGCCGGTGAGGTTCGCGAACTGAATATGTCTTTGTGACGATAACGCCACGGTTGGCTGTCTTCCGGCGACAAAGTTATCGATCAAAGCCATGTGGCTGAGCCGGCTGTTGCAAAAATACGTTGCGCCCCGCCCGAGGACCCCGGCGCCACCGCGCCCCCAGGCGGGGCTCTCGGCCGGGGGAGGGGCGCCCCCTCCTCCCACCCGCCCTATATGTTTTTCAGCTTCTGGATTAGGGTCTGGAGGTCTATGAGGTCGGCCTCCTCGGCGCCCCGCGCGAACTCCCTGGCGAATATGGCGTATTTTACCCGCCAGCCGGGGGGCACCAGCGCCTGGGCGGCGGCTCTCAGCTTCGGCAGTATCTGGGCCGGGTCGGCGCGGCCCCACTTGGCCTCGGCCAGGACGGCCAGCCTCTCCTCTTCGTTTCTGGCGAAGGCGTCCACCTCCACATGGACGCGCCTACCCCCGGACCTCACGGCCACCACCTCCCTCGTGGCTTTGGGGACCGGGTAGAGGTGGGGGATGACGTCTCGCACCAGCGCCTCGAAGGCCCAGGGGTAGAAGTCCTCCAGGGCGGCGGCGGCCTCGTCGGCCAGCCTGTGCTCCGGCGTCGTCTCCCTCCTGCGGTAGATGGCCCTCAGCCAGAAGGCGTAGAACCTGTCCCTCAGCTCGTAGTAGGTCCTCCTGCCCCTCCTGCGCTCTAGGACGTGTAAGACGTCGGTGAGCTCGTGCATGTAGGGGGGGAGGGATGTGGCCTTCACCCCGGCGTGTGAGGCGATCTGCTCCAGCTTGGTGGCGCCCCCAGCCACAGCGTCTAATATGGCGAGGTGGGTTCTGTACTGCCCCCCGAGCGACTCGGCGAGGACTCTCTCCACCTCGTCGCGGAGGGGCGCCCCCTCGCCCGCCACCAGCGCCCTCACGGCCTCCTCGGCTGTCCTCACCCCCCACCTCTCGGCCAGCCTGTAGTAGTAGGGGACGCCGCCGAAGAGGAGGTACAGCCTAAGGGCCTCCTCCCCCGACACGCCCATGTCCCCCAGCCACTGGAAGACGGCAGAGGGGGGTAGCTCTCCCAGCTCCAGCACCAGGTCGGCTCTTCCGAAGAGGGGCGAGCCCGACTCGGCCACGAGCCTCTTCACCATCCCCACCACAGACCCCGTCACTATGAAGGACGGCTTCTCCCGTCTGACGTCCCACATCTTCTGCAGTATGTACGGGACCTCAGGAGCCGCCTCCAGAAACCACTGGAACTCGTCGAAGGCCACCACGTACCCCCTCAGGCTGAAGAGGGCGTCGAACAGCTCCTCCCAGCTCTGGAATCTAACGTAGGGGGGGAGGCCGGCCGCCCTTTTGACGGCCTCTCCGTACTCCTCCAGGAGGAGCCTAGGGGGCTTCCTGGGGTTGACGAAGAGGTAGAGGTGGGGCCTCCCCTCTAGGAACTTGAGCACGAGGGCCGTCTTGCCGATCCTCCTCCTGCCGTATACCACCGCCAGGAAGGGCTCCCTCAAGCGCCTAAGGAGAGACAGCTCCCTCTCCCGGCCGTAGATCCTTATTACGTCCATAATAATTACAGACATAATACGGTTTAAAAATCAATGCGGCGTGGGCTCTTCCACACCTCGCCGGAAAATTCCGCCTTTGGCGCCGGCGGTTAACGTGGGCGTCCACGCTGTGAAGGACGGCACTAGGAGGCGCCCCGGCCGGGCCTGGGGCAGTCCGGCGCCGGCTGAGGCGCAGGCGGGGGGGGGGGGGGAATGCCGCCTGGCGTGGCTGAAAACCGTCGGTGCCGCTGGTGACGAGCGGTCCAGAGGGGGAAAAGGGGGGTTTAGGAGAGTATCTTCGCGAGGGCCTGGGCTACCGCCTCCGGCATGGGCAACGTGGCTGTTACGTTCACCGGCCGTAGCTTGCCGTCGGCTACGGCGAAGACGACGATGTTGACCCTCCTGTTGGCTAGGTCGGGCACTATGCCCTTTACCGTCCTCTGGGAGAGCCAATGTGCGGTCTTGTCGTCCAGCGCCGTGGCGAGGAGGTTTGTGGCCCTCAGCACGAAGGCGTGGAGCAACACGTCGCCTGTGTAGTTGGCGGAGGCCAGCGCCGCGAGGACGCCCCTCGTGGCTTGGGATATGGCGTAGCTGGGCATATCTCCGCCGAAGGCGATGAACACGGCGTCTGGCCTATACTCGGCTATCTCCCTGGCGAGGGCTGCGCCGTCGCCTGTGTACACGATGATGCGGGTGGAGTTGGCCCTGGAGCTGGCGAAGGCCGCGCCCGTCAACGCGGCGCAGGCGGGGTCGGTGCCCGTGACTATGGCCACTCTGCCGTATCCCTTAAACAGCACGCCGCCGGCCACTCTCCCCACGGCGGACCTCAGAAACAGCGAGTCCGAGTCTGTGTACCTCCTGACGGCCTCGCCCGTCCTCCTGTCGGCCACCAACACGGGCGCCAGCGCGCCCGTCGTCACGTTTAGCCTAGACACCGTCACGTGGGTGGCGTTGGCCGACACCACATACACAGGCCTCGCCTTGACCCAGCTGGAGATCCTCGTGTCGTTGAGGACGGTCTTGAAACTGTCAGTCGCGGCGAAGGCCCTCCCGTTCACCACCAGCGCCCCCGTGAAGTTGGTCTTCGCGAGAGCCGCCAGGAAGTCCCTCATGGATTTATCCGCCACAGCCGGCGTCTCCTCCCCGCCGAAGGCTAGAAACACGGCGGCCGCCCCGGCGGCCCTAGCCGCGGAGGCCTCGGGCGATGTGGCGTTGTACAGCACCAGATACCCCCTGGAGTAGCTGGGCAGAGCGGCGAGCGACGCAGATGCGAGGGCGCTGCAGAGGACGTTTGGCTGAGTCGCCACCGCCACGGTGGGGAACTGGCTGAGGAAGTACCGGCCCACCAGCGACCCCACCGACCTCCTAAGCTCCACGTCCGCCGCGGACAGCCTGGGGGCCGGAGGCGCGACGGTCGTGGTCTGCACCACCGTCTGGGTGACTGTCTGGACGGAGGTCTGCGTCACCACCGAAGTCTGCGTTACCGTCGAAACCACCGTCGTGGGGGCGGGCTTGGGGGCGGCGTAACCCCCAAGCAGCGCGCCCACCGCTATCCCTATTATCAGCGCCACCGCCGTAATTATTCCCGACTTCATAGAAGCTGTTTCGATTTCCGTTTTTAAGCTAAAAAACCCCGGCGTGCTCCATACAGTGCCCCCGCGGAGCAAGAAGGAGCTGGAGATTTTCGTCGAGTCCATCCCCGCCTTCGAGAAGCCGAAGCTGAGGCTGGAGCAGTACCCCACAGACGCGGCGGTGGTGGCGGCCGCCGTCTGGGACGCCCACATGAGGGGCCTCCTAGACGACGTCCTGGACTTGGGCTGCGGGACGGGGAGGTTCGCCCTGGCGGCCGCGGCCATGGGCGCCCGCCGCGTCCTATGCCTAGACGTGGACCCGGAGGCCCTCGCCGCGGCGAAGAAAGCCGCAGAGAGCCGCGGGCTGGAGTCGGTGGACTTCCTCGCGGCGGCCGCCCCCGCCCTGCCCCTGGCCAGGAGGTTCAAGACGGCCTTCCAGAACCCTCCCTTCGGCATATGGAGCGGCAGGGGGACAGACATCGCCTTCCTACACGCCGCGGCGGAGCACGCGGAGGTTGTCTACACCATACACAAGCTCCCCACCCTGGACTACGTCAGGGAGGCCGCGGCGAGGCTGGGGAGGAGGCTGGAGGTGCTGGAGAGGGCCGTCTTGAACATAAAGCCCACCTACAGGCACCACAGAAAGAGGATACACAAGGTGGAGGTCTTCCTAGCCCTCGTCTACTGACGGAGAAGGGCCTTAGCTCTGGCGATGTTCGCCATAATCTCCTCCGCAGTCGGCTCCACGTCCTGCAGAACCCCCCTCATGTACTCGTCGTAAGCCGCCAGATCCAGGAGGCCGTGGCCCGACATGTTGAAGAGGATCGTGACGGGCCTCCCCTCCCTCTTGGCCTGCAGAGCCAGCTCCACGGCGGCTTTCACGGCGTGGGCCGACTCGGGCGCAGGCACCACCCCCTCCGCCTGGGCGAACAGCCTCGCCGCCTCGAAAACCTCCCTCTGCCTGTAGGCCACCGCGGAGACCTCCCCCTCCGCCACGAGCAGGGAGAGGGTGGGCGCGCAGCCGTGGTACCTCAGACCACCCGCGTGTATGGGAGGCGGCTTGTAGCCGTGGCCCACGGAGTACATCTTGATCAAGGGCGTCAAGCCGGCCGTGTCCCCCAGGTCGTATATGTACTCCCCCCTGGTCAAGGTGGGGACCGCCACGGGCTCCACCGCCACGAACTTCACATCCCTCTCGGCCTTCCCCACCCTCTTCTCGTGGTAGAAAGGCCAGAAGAGGCCCGAGAAGGAGCTGCCGCCTCCGCAGGCCCCCACCACGTAGTCTGGGTAGTCGCCGAAGTACCTGATCTGCTCAGCCGCCTCGAGGCCTATAACCGTCTGGTGGATAAGTACGTGGTTGAGGACCGAGCCGAGGACGTACTTCGCCCCCGTCTTCACGGCGTCTTCCACAGCCTCCGAGATGGCTATCCCCAGCGACCCCGGGTGGTTGGGGTCCTCGGCCAGGAACCTCCTCCCGGCCTCGGTCCTGTCGCTGGGGCTGGGCACCACCTCCGCCCCCCACAGCTCCATGAGGACCCTCCTGTAGGGCTTCTGGCCGTAGGACGCCCTGACCATGTAGACGGTGGCCTTCACGCCGAATAGAGAGGCGGCGAAGGCCACCGAGGAGCCCCACTGCCCCGCCCCAGTCTCGGTGGTGACCCTCCCCGCCCCCTCCTTCGATACGTAGTACAGCTGGGCCACCGCCGTGTTCGGCTTGTGGCTCCCCGGCGGCGAAACCCCCTCGAACTTGTAGTAGATCCTCGCCGGCGTCTTGAGGAGCTCCTCCAGCCTCCTCGCCCTCAGAAGCGGCGTCGGCCGCCAGAGGAGGTACACGTCTCTCACGGGGGGCGGCACCGGGATCCACCTCTCCTGGGAGAACTCCTGCCTAACCAGCTCCCTCGCAAACAACACCTCGAACTCCTCCGGCCTCACCGGCTCGCCGTTAGGCTTAAGATACGGCGGCAGGGGCTTGGGCAGATCGGGGACGATGTTGTACCACCGGCGGGGGACCATCCACTCCTCCTGCGGAGCCCTCACGCCCATACTGCAACGTAACAACCTTTTTATAAATGTGGCCCCCGGGGGCCATGGCGTACATCCCCGTGGAGGTGGGGAGGCCCCCCAAGATCCCCAAGAGGGCGGCCGCCGCCTTCGCCGTAGCCTCGGTGGCCCTAGTCGCCGCGGCGGTTGTCCTCGCCCTCTCCGTCTACACCCTGCCGGCGGGGGTGGTGGCAGTGGTGGTGGACCCCGTCTCTGGGACCATAAGCAAGCCCGTCATCGGGCCGGCCCTGGGCTTCAAAGCGCCTTGGGCCTACGTCATAAAGGACACCTACGCCATCGAGGTGATAGAGTTTGTCCAGAGGGAGAGGGCGTCGGGCCGCTGGACTTTCACAGCCCCGGAGGTCCTCACTAAAGACGGCGTGACGGTGACGGTGGAGATGGTGATTAGGTACAGGATAAAGCCCGAGCGCTTCGACGAAATCGTCAAGAAGTTCCCCGCGGTGGACTACGACGACAAGGTGCTGGTGCCCAAGGCGAGGCAGCTCATCCGCGACGTCATCTCGAAGGTGTCGCTGGACTACCTAATAGAGAACAGAGATGTGATAGCTAAACAGATAGAGCAACAGTACAGGGAGGCCATAGAGAGGGACCCCGCGGTGGCTGGGCTGGTGGACGTGCTCGACGTAAACGTCCTCAACTTCATCCTACCCCAGCAGGTCACAGACGCCATCAATAGGAAGGTTGCGGCGCAACAAGACGCCATAAGGGCCCAGTTCGAGAGACAGAGGGTGGAGGAGCTGGCCAGGGCGAACTACACCAGGACCGTCCTCGCCGCCTTGGCAGAGGCCAACGCCACCGTAGCCCGCGCCCGGGCCCAAGCCATGCAGATCACGCTGGTGGCGAACGCCACCAGAGGCGCCATAGAGATGATCATCAGAGCCGCAGGCGCCAACGCCACAGAGGCCGCGCGCCTCGCCGAGCTCTACCTCTACCTAAGCGGCCTCAAGGAGGTGGCCCAGGCCGGCAACGTCCAGATAGTCGCAATCTCGGGCGGGGGGGCCCAGATAGTGCCGGTGGTGCCCATAAGATGAGGTACCTGCTGGCGGCCATCGCCGTAGCCGCCTTCGCTGCATCCCTCTCCATAGCCTTCCCCAGGCTAGCCCCCCTGGTCCTCCGCATATCCGCCATCGCGCTGTTGGCCATAGCCGCTTTGTGGCTCATCGAGTATATAGCCGCGAGGCCGCCGCCCCTCGCCCAGAGGATACTCAAGACCCTAAGGGCGAGAGGCCCCCTAACCGCCGGAGAGCTGGCAAGGGAGCTAAACGCCGACCCGACGGAGGTGGCGGAGGCCCTCCAGTACCTTCTGGAGAAGGGGCTTGTGAGGAGGTACAGAGTGGGGGAGGAGGAGTATTTCGAGTGAAAAAATCAGGCTATTTTTAGAGACGCCGTCCCGTTGTACACGGAGGCCCCCGGCTCTCCGAGCGTCTTCACCACCGCCCAGTAGCTCCCTTCTCTATACCGTAGGTAGATCAGCTCCCTCCCCGTGTAGATCCTCAGCTCAGCCCCGTACGGCCCCACGTGGCCGTAAACCGACTTGGCCGTGTAGGTGCCGTCCCCCAGCTTAACCACGCCCGAGCCATACACCACTGCGCCGTAGGGAGACGAGGCGTTCCTGTTCACCACGTCCACCGCCAGAGACGCCTCAACGCCGGCCCCCGAGATGGTCAGCTGCCGCGTCGTGGAGTACAGAGTGGCGTTCAGCCAGCCGCCGCCCCGGCGGGCCGCCGGGAGATGGCTCACGTGCCCCGGAGGGCCGGGGTGGTGCCCGTAGTACGTAGGCGGGTAGTGCGCTGGCTCATACCCTGGGCCCCAGCGAGCTGGGTATGCGGAGCCCCAGTGTCCTGCGTAGGCCAGCGCGGCGGCCGCCAGGACAGCCGCCACGATCCCCACCGTCAGTAGCTTTTTCATGGGCGGGTCCGGCCCCCCTCCTTATAAGGGAAACTCACCTGTGGAGAGTGGGGAACTGTTATATACCGGGGGGTTTGAAGCCGCCGTGAGGGGGTGGGCTAGGGAGCTTCTGTGGTTCGTGGCCATCGTCGTGGCTCTTGTGGCCTACTCGGCGGCGGCGGGGGTGGCCTGGCCCATAGCGGTGGTGTCGTCGTACTCCATGGAGCCCACGCTGAGGGTCGGCGACTTCGTCTTCCTCACCGGCGCCAGCTGCAAGAGCGCGTCGCCGGGGGATATCGTGGTCTACGTGGCCAGGAACCCGCTGTGGGCCGGGAGTTGGATCATCCACAGGGTCTACCAGAAGCTCACCGACGTGGGGTGCGGCCTGGTGACCTGGGGCGACAACAACCCAGCCCCCGACCAGCAGGCGGGGGAGCCCCTGGTGACCAACAACATAATTGGGAAGGTGCTCTTCACGGTGCCCTACGTGGGGGTGTTCCCCCTCGTGGTGAGGCCCCAGGGGGTTGGCGGCGAGGCCATGGCGGCTTGGCTGGGGAGGCTGGCGCTCTTCTCGGCGGCGGTCTACCTCTTCTACCTCTACTTCAGAGAGCCCAGGCGGGGTAGGAGGAGGAGAAAAGCTATATAGCCAGATAGATCGGCTTTCGTGGAGGCGGTAAAGGCGGAGGGGCTCGTGAAGAGGTACGGCGACGTTGTGGCCCTAGACGGCGTGTCCTTCTCCGTCGGCAGGGGGGAGGTCTTCGGCCTCCTCGGCCCAAACGGCGCTGGGAAAACCACCACGATAAAGATCCTCACAGGCTTGACCAAGCCAACGGCGGGCAGGGCCTGGGTCGCCGGCTTCGACGTCGTGGAGCAGGGGCTGGAGGTCAAGAGGAGGATCGGCTGGATATCCTCGGAGGTCATCCTAGACGACGACCTCACGGCTTGGGAGAACCTGGAGATCCAGGCCAGGCTCATGGGGGTGAGGGGGTGGAGGGAGAGGGCGGCCGAGCTACTGAAGGCCTTCGGGATATATGAGGCGGCGGGGAGGCCCGTAGGCAAGTTCTCGACGGGCATGAGGAAGAGGCTGGAGGTGGCCATGGCCCTCCTCCACGGCCCCGAGGTCCTCTTCATGGACGAGCCCACCGTCGGCCTAGACGTGGGGGCCCGCCTCGGCTTCTGGGAGGTGGTTAGGCAGATAAACAGGGAGTTCGGCGTAACCGTCCTCCTCACGACGCACTACATGGAGGAGGCCGAGTCCCTGTGCCGCAGGATAGCCATCCTCAACAGGGGGAGGATAGCGGCGCTGGGGGCGCCCGACGAGCTCAAGGCGAAATACGGCGTAGACGTCATAGAGCTGGAGGTGCCGGGGCCCGTGGACCTCGCCAAGCTCAGCCGCTTTGGCGAAGCCGCGGCGGCGGACGGCAAGGTGGTGGTCAAGGTGGCCAACGCCGAGGAGGTGCTGGCCGACGTGGTCAAGGCGGTGGAGGGGGTCAAGGCCGTGCGGGTGAGGAAGACCAGCCTCGAGACCGTCTTCATAAACCTGACGGGGGCCACCTTCGAGGGGGAGCACATAGACGTGAAAAAGCTATATATGAAGATCCGCCGGGCCAGGAGATGATCTCCCCCCTCTACGCCCTCTACAAGAGGGAGGTCCTCCGCCTCCTCAGGAGCAGATACATGTGGCTCATGGTGGCGGCCCAGCCCATCCTCTGGGTGGTCTTCTTCGGCAACAGCCTGGCGGGCCTCCCCCGGGGCTTCCTCGCCCAGTACTTCGGCGTTGAGAACTACCTGGCCTACATGATACCCGGCATGGCCTCCATAGTCATGCTCACCACCGGCATGTTCGCCTCCATGAGCCTAGTCTTCGACAAGAGGGTGGGGTACCTAAGGAGGGTCCTGGTGACCCCCACCCCCAAAACCGCCGTCTTCCTCGCCAAGGCCCTAGGCGCCGCCACCCGCGGCCTCCTCACGATACCCGTCATACTGGCGGTCGGCGCCGCCTTCGGCGTGAGGTACAACATAAACCCAGCCGCCCTAGCCCTCTGGGCCGCCGCACTAGCCGCCGCAGGCATGGGCTTCGCCGCCCTCTTCACAGCCCTCTCGGTAAACACCACAGACGTCCACGCCCCCGGCGTAATAAGCAACTTCATCACCATGCCCCTCATGTTCACCTCCAGCGCCCTATTCCCACGCCAGTTCTTCCCAGACTGGCTAAAGGCCATAAGCGAGGTGAATCCCCTTACATACCTCACAGAGCTCGGCCGCGAGGCCCTCGTATACGGCGCCCCCCCAAGCCCCACAGCCGCCCTAGCCACAGCCGCCTTCGCCGCCGCCACCCTAACCGCCGGCGTCATAGCAGTAGAGAAGTGGCTCAACGCAGATTAACACCACACAAGTCGCTGACCACAACACAGTAGGCTGGCTCGCAGCCAGGGT
This genomic interval carries:
- a CDS encoding PaREP1 family protein, coding for MEFVEIKIPKPVYELLSRRGVDVEAEVLDKLLSELDPPEEAAERVRLAERLYAEAVQYVERGDPVQASEKLYKAAEECVKALATWFKTPEAAEARREGRWRTKLLARAAKTLSAVLNQPQINIGWSVAYDLHVHEAALAVEHVKAAAPQIEKLLETARALLRSSHT
- a CDS encoding TrpB-like pyridoxal phosphate-dependent enzyme, which produces MGVRAPQEEWMVPRRWYNIVPDLPKPLPPYLKPNGEPVRPEEFEVLFARELVRQEFSQERWIPVPPPVRDVYLLWRPTPLLRARRLEELLKTPARIYYKFEGVSPPGSHKPNTAVAQLYYVSKEGAGRVTTETGAGQWGSSVAFAASLFGVKATVYMVRASYGQKPYRRVLMELWGAEVVPSPSDRTEAGRRFLAEDPNHPGSLGIAISEAVEDAVKTGAKYVLGSVLNHVLIHQTVIGLEAAEQIRYFGDYPDYVVGACGGGSSFSGLFWPFYHEKRVGKAERDVKFVAVEPVAVPTLTRGEYIYDLGDTAGLTPLIKMYSVGHGYKPPPIHAGGLRYHGCAPTLSLLVAEGEVSAVAYRQREVFEAARLFAQAEGVVPAPESAHAVKAAVELALQAKREGRPVTILFNMSGHGLLDLAAYDEYMRGVLQDVEPTAEEIMANIARAKALLRQ
- a CDS encoding AAA family ATPase; translation: MDVIRIYGRERELSLLRRLREPFLAVVYGRRRIGKTALVLKFLEGRPHLYLFVNPRKPPRLLLEEYGEAVKRAAGLPPYVRFQSWEELFDALFSLRGYVVAFDEFQWFLEAAPEVPYILQKMWDVRREKPSFIVTGSVVGMVKRLVAESGSPLFGRADLVLELGELPPSAVFQWLGDMGVSGEEALRLYLLFGGVPYYYRLAERWGVRTAEEAVRALVAGEGAPLRDEVERVLAESLGGQYRTHLAILDAVAGGATKLEQIASHAGVKATSLPPYMHELTDVLHVLERRRGRRTYYELRDRFYAFWLRAIYRRRETTPEHRLADEAAAALEDFYPWAFEALVRDVIPHLYPVPKATREVVAVRSGGRRVHVEVDAFARNEEERLAVLAEAKWGRADPAQILPKLRAAAQALVPPGWRVKYAIFAREFARGAEEADLIDLQTLIQKLKNI
- a CDS encoding signal peptidase I, whose amino-acid sequence is MRGWARELLWFVAIVVALVAYSAAAGVAWPIAVVSSYSMEPTLRVGDFVFLTGASCKSASPGDIVVYVARNPLWAGSWIIHRVYQKLTDVGCGLVTWGDNNPAPDQQAGEPLVTNNIIGKVLFTVPYVGVFPLVVRPQGVGGEAMAAWLGRLALFSAAVYLFYLYFREPRRGRRRRKAI
- a CDS encoding prohibitin family protein; the protein is MAYIPVEVGRPPKIPKRAAAAFAVASVALVAAAVVLALSVYTLPAGVVAVVVDPVSGTISKPVIGPALGFKAPWAYVIKDTYAIEVIEFVQRERASGRWTFTAPEVLTKDGVTVTVEMVIRYRIKPERFDEIVKKFPAVDYDDKVLVPKARQLIRDVISKVSLDYLIENRDVIAKQIEQQYREAIERDPAVAGLVDVLDVNVLNFILPQQVTDAINRKVAAQQDAIRAQFERQRVEELARANYTRTVLAALAEANATVARARAQAMQITLVANATRGAIEMIIRAAGANATEAARLAELYLYLSGLKEVAQAGNVQIVAISGGGAQIVPVVPIR
- a CDS encoding helix-turn-helix domain-containing protein, with protein sequence MRYLLAAIAVAAFAASLSIAFPRLAPLVLRISAIALLAIAALWLIEYIAARPPPLAQRILKTLRARGPLTAGELARELNADPTEVAEALQYLLEKGLVRRYRVGEEEYFE
- a CDS encoding ATP-binding cassette domain-containing protein — protein: MEAVKAEGLVKRYGDVVALDGVSFSVGRGEVFGLLGPNGAGKTTTIKILTGLTKPTAGRAWVAGFDVVEQGLEVKRRIGWISSEVILDDDLTAWENLEIQARLMGVRGWRERAAELLKAFGIYEAAGRPVGKFSTGMRKRLEVAMALLHGPEVLFMDEPTVGLDVGARLGFWEVVRQINREFGVTVLLTTHYMEEAESLCRRIAILNRGRIAALGAPDELKAKYGVDVIELEVPGPVDLAKLSRFGEAAAADGKVVVKVANAEEVLADVVKAVEGVKAVRVRKTSLETVFINLTGATFEGEHIDVKKLYMKIRRARR
- a CDS encoding METTL5 family protein; the protein is MPPRSKKELEIFVESIPAFEKPKLRLEQYPTDAAVVAAAVWDAHMRGLLDDVLDLGCGTGRFALAAAAMGARRVLCLDVDPEALAAAKKAAESRGLESVDFLAAAAPALPLARRFKTAFQNPPFGIWSGRGTDIAFLHAAAEHAEVVYTIHKLPTLDYVREAAARLGRRLEVLERAVLNIKPTYRHHRKRIHKVEVFLALVY
- a CDS encoding ABC transporter ATP-binding protein; this encodes MGCIKAEELVKRFGSVVALGGVSFEVGCGESVALLGPNGAGKSTTLRILAGLLKPDAGRAAVCGHDVQARPREAKACLGFLPEDAVPFLNLTVRENLQYMAVLRGLPESAVDEALKLLGIEELADRSAGSLSRGNRQRLAIALAVMHRPKVLLLDEPLNYLDIPAQQDAIKLFQSLKSSGSAILVSTHIMSVAERLADKALVINRGRIVWQGPMEELRERAADAGERIEDVVARLMR
- a CDS encoding ABC transporter permease, with the translated sequence MISPLYALYKREVLRLLRSRYMWLMVAAQPILWVVFFGNSLAGLPRGFLAQYFGVENYLAYMIPGMASIVMLTTGMFASMSLVFDKRVGYLRRVLVTPTPKTAVFLAKALGAATRGLLTIPVILAVGAAFGVRYNINPAALALWAAALAAAGMGFAALFTALSVNTTDVHAPGVISNFITMPLMFTSSALFPRQFFPDWLKAISEVNPLTYLTELGREALVYGAPPSPTAALATAAFAAATLTAGVIAVEKWLNAD